The Dermochelys coriacea isolate rDerCor1 chromosome 7, rDerCor1.pri.v4, whole genome shotgun sequence sequence CCACAcctagctctgccagtgccccacaGCCCCGGCCATCCCCGCCTgggctccaccccaagccctgacAGTGCCGctcacccccacccacagccccagccatcCCTGCCTGGGCTCCACACCCAGCCCTGACAGTGCCGCtcatccccacccacagccccagccatcCCCACCCGGGCTCCACACCAAGCCCTGgtggtgcccctcacccccacccacagccccagccatcCCCGCCTGGGCTCCACACCCAGCCCTGACAGTGCCGTtcatccccacccacagccccagccatcCCCACCTGGGCTCCACACCTAGCTTTGCCAGTGCCCCACAGCCCCGGCCATCCCCGCCTgggctccaccccaagccctgacAGTGCCGctcacccccacccacagccccaggaCATCCCAGGCTCCAGAGCCAGCCCTgttggtgcccctcagtcctgacctgcagtcccctgccaTCCCACCCTGGCTCCTCCATCCCTGGGTGATGCCCCTTCATAACTTATATGACATTCTGTGTACCTCACAGTAGCTGTAGCCAAAGGAATGTACAGTTTCCGGACTGGGAGGAAGCCCAGATTCGGTGCCTCCCCTACTCACTCACCTGCTAAGGAGAGCAGCACGTTGTTCATACAGTACAGCCAGGAGCacctgtggggcaggagctgggggggcacagacagacaCCTCACCAGTTAGCTCTTCAGTCAACTTAATCAGGAAACTCCACGCAGCGCTGCCATTATCTCTGCCCATATTGCCCATTGTTTAGTTAGTTCATTACTCACTGCTCCCCAcatcaccccctgctgggagaggccagggctggaatagccaggcactccccaccacagccatagctcctgccctgctccctacagTGCCCCCTCCTGGGGGAGGCCAGGATCTCCCACAGCATTAAGCTCTACCCCTATCTCCAGGCATCTCACCTTCTCCATGGTGTCCTCATGGAGTTCATGCAGGTTGAGTGTGTAAATCCCCTCCTCAGCCCCTACCACCAGGTACTGATCTGAAACAAGGCCAGCTAGAGTTAGGTTTGGGGGGGCCAGATTCCCAGCACCCACTTAGAAGCCAGCAATGTGCCTGCTCCCCTCCTACCCACATGCCCCTCTTCAGCCCAATGGCTGGGAGCTCAGAGCTGGTACCCAGGGACTGGAGGGGGCGGAAATCAAGTCCCCAGATCAGATCAGCTATGACAAAGGCTGGAGGGTGCAGCAAGGGTGGTGGGGAAACAGGAGGGCATAGGGTGAAACTGAACCAGTGCATCGGTGAATTGAATGTGGGAGGAGAATCAGcgtcctgcccccagccccggaTGGAGCAACCAGTGGGAGATGGGGTTAATACAGACATTGTGGGAGGCAGAGAGCTGTGTCGGAGGCatccggggtgggagggggccctACCTCGGGTCTCCGGGTGGATCCACGTCACAGCTGAGTTGATCTTTAGAGGGCAGCCATTAAAGACTTTGGAAAAGCAAGCACCCATCTGTGAAGGAGAGACCAGGGGAGAGGCTAGGCCTGAGTAGTAGGGAGCTCCCATTATAGCCAGCACTCCCGCCCCGCTCCCTACACACACCCTGCTGGGAGAGACCAGGCCTGAGTAGCCAACAGCAACCCCAATAGGCAGTGCTCCCACCCTGCTGTCTACAGCACTCCCTGCATGGAGATGCTGAGGAATGGCACTTACATggaccttgggggtggggggcagcccatggcagctggatctctgaaagagagagaaagccaaTCAACACCAGACACCACCAAAAGAAGGATGCTGAGCTGCCCACCCTAGATGAGAGGCAACAAGAGCATTGGGATACCAGACAGCAAGTTGGAACCCAGAAGTACTAATTCCCAGCCCCCTGATCTAACCACTGGATCCCACTCCCCTCAGAGAGTGAatgatagaacccaggagtcctgctgcaTTGTTGCCTACACACCATGACCACCAGGCCACCCCATAATCTCTTACCCCACGTTTCTACCCAGGCCTGCTCCCCCAAAGGTTTGCACCTACCTCTGTCTCCTCCCTCCTCTTCATGGTGGCCCATTCGGTGGAGAGCAAGGAGGCTCCAGGCTCTGGGGAGCCAGTGTGCAGGGAGGGTGGGACATCACCTGACTCTGGGCTGCCTGGAAGTGGGGGACACACAGCACCTGCCTATCAGAGACAGCTCTGCCCTGGCAGCCTCCTTCCTAGGTGgcaacgccccccccccaccccctgtggggCTCCAAGCCCTACTGGAGATCCCTGCTCCTCACCTGGGTTAGACTGTGGTGCTTAAACGGCCCTGTTATCCCCTGCAAATGTCATGGCAGGGGCTCCTCTGGGCACCTCCGCagagtgtcacacacacactggcccCATTTTCCAGTCCCCTATCACACTGTCCCCCTGATCTAGGGTCATCGTGTGAGGGAAGCAGAGTCCCCAGTAGCCTGTTCAGCCCCCTGGCCTCTCTGCCAGTAAGGAGATCAGTGCGATGGGAGGGACCAGTGAGCTAAGATCCAGCCAACTTGTCTCACAGGTGGGAACAACTTTCATTCACTACGAACCTGGGGCCTGAATGCAGCCAGCGCCCCCAGAGAGGAAAGCTCCTGTGTCTTACTCCCAAACCAAGAGCCAGACAGTCCCCAACCCTGGAGCTGGATTGGAGCTGGCACGCCCTAGAGggaaaggctctgtatcccattccctgcccctctaAGCAAGCCAGTCCCCACATCCTCTATTAAACCCCCGTACCTGCTGGGGTCTGCCTCCTCATGGTCTCTGAGCCACCCCCAGGCTCcatgccccccagctcccaattcATCATGTCCCATAGCGATGCTCTCTTGATTGTTCCTGTCTCATTCTCAGGGACGCAGTTAGGGCCCACAGGCTGATCCTCTGGGGTGGGGACCTTGGCAGAGAGACAGTCACAGAATGGGAGGGGACTTGTGCCAAGGCAGGCAGCTGCCTGGGGAAATGTGTGTAGAAGAACTTACCTGACCAGATGCTGGGCGGATGGTCAAACTCCTGTAAGGGAAAGATAGAGAGAAGTGAGGGCCCTGGAGTGGGGGAACTCCCTGCTGTGGGAAGTCTCCAAGGGGACATCAGGGGTCTCTGACATTCATCCCTGCCATGGTCCAGACCCAGGACTGAGGAGGGGGAGATACAAAGCAGCTGCAAAGTGCAGGGTCAGCAGAGTACACACCCTGCCCCTACCCCCCAAAACAGCCCACATGtcaacccccaccacacacacaccaggtgcATCTCTGTGAGGGGGAGTGGCAAGGATGCTTGTGAAACTCactgtgtgggggcagggactctGCATTACTGCCCCCTTCACTGAAATGACCTGATCTCTACAGGTTGGTGGGAGGTGaagggacaccccccccccacacacacaccttgcctGCCCCAGGCCcgaacccaccccaccccacccccagagtcTCAGCTTTACCTTTCCTCCAATGCCTCCTCCACAGACTGCAGGAGACTCCTAAAGACAAGGAGAGGGGGTAGGGATGCGGGCCACACATTACCTGCTCCCCAACCCActagaccctgctccctgcccaatgctgggatggaacccaggagtccggactccCAGCCTTCTCTGCTGCAACCCACTAGAGCCCAGTGCTCAACACTGGAAGCCCAGAATTACAATCACCCCCAACCTTAGAGCTGACTAAATTGCCTATCTACCCGCACTTGGAGCcatcaacccccctgctcccagatTATCCAGTAGGCGACACTGCTCAGTTCCCCGTACCCCCTGCCCATGACACGACACTTCCAggcaggatgggggaggctgAACTTTGAACCCAAGACTCCCTcaggcttcccccccccattgatACTTACTCTTCATCGCCTAGCAATGTCCAatcatcctcctcttccctctgggGAAGGACAAGACTTGTAACCCATATGGAGTTACCTGCTCCCCACAGTGCCCACGGCTaggcaaggctggggctggagtagctgggagctccccccacagccagctcctgccctgctactcacagcgccccctgctgggagaggccggggctggagtagccaggagctccccccacagccagctcctgccctgctcctcacagcaccccctgctgggagaggcaaAGAATTAATGGTGTTTGCACTCACCAGACCACAATATGGTTCTGTTTCTTTTCTCAGTGGGGGCCCGAATTTAACGTGATTAACTGAAAATCAAATAATACAAATTGGCTCATCTGCTGGTTGAGACACACTCCATTCTCCCCCCGGGCTCCAGAGCAGCTAGGACTAACGGGAGGCATCAGCTGTAATTCGGGAGTGAGGCAAACAGCCCTGCTGCTAAGCACTCCTGTTTTTTGAAGATCCTGTGAACCCAGGCATCCAAGccaaatcccagctctgggagattCCATTATTTTTGCCCAGCCTTCGCCCCACCATTCCAGTTGGATTCAGGATTCATCTTCACTTCCCTAAGCTGTTCTGTGGCCTTGCTGTGTGAGTGTTCAACTGCCCCCGCAcctcaccccagaggcagctgcatctcagcgccaTGCGATGGATCCCTGAATAAACAGCATGCAGGGGTGAGTGGTGACTGTGCTCGGGTGCCTGGATTGGGGTACACCAATCCTGGGGCAGCAAGGGTGGTCCCCAGTCGGGGATGACTTACACTGGATTTCGGAGAGAGTCCGTTCTGCCTGGCCATGTGCCCCACGGGAGTGGATTTTGTCTGGGAAGATATCGTAAACCTTATAGGAAGCAGTGCGGGAGAAGAAAGGGGGCAAGGAGATTTGGGGGGCACACATACagacaggatgggggagggggcagagagatgGGGAACAGTTACTGATAGTCCATTTCAAGTCCCCAACTCTCCCACTTCACCCCCCCGACCCCTCTTCCCAGCCAGTTCACAGAACTAGGCCCAGCTGGTTTCGTGGTGTGGGGCTGGATTGTAACAGTGGAGGGGGCTGATCGGGGTAAGTGCCACCTCGGCAGCCCCCAGAGACTGACCAAACCCAGTCCTATGCATCCCCAGAGCGAGGCAGCatcactgggagctgcatggtGCAAGGGGTGCCCGGTCGCTGGTCAAATTCCACCCCAGGACAGGGCCATTTCTAccaactgcccccccacccctccaccatTATCTTGGGCAACAGGCTTCAGCTtcatggctggggagctgggcacTGGGACAGGGGAGTCATCGGAGCCAGGCTGCCCCCGCCACTGGCTGCTTGTCATGGTAACCGGCCCTAGTGACTGAGCTGAGCCAGCTGTGGGGTGGTGGGTCAGTGCCCAGggaggctgcagggggcaggggcataaTGGGCAGGCCTGGAGAGGCCAGGGCAGGTACCTCAAAGTCTCCGTCGtccagggagggggcagtcaggtcAGGGCTGTTAACCTTGTCGAGTAGCTCAATGGCCAGGGTGCGGGCAAGGGGCTGGCTGGTGAACGGGTGCTGGGGGGACAGGGGTCATGGCGCTGAAACTAGGAGACAAACGGTCCCCCCAGACAGCCCCCTGCTGTCCAATGCAGCATGctccatttccccacccccaaaccctccccAGAGACAcaccacatcccaacccccagccacacacactgTCCCTagctctcccacaccccaatctctccccccccaacacTTCACAGCCTGTCCCCCACTCCAGTACAGTCCCCCCTATAGCCCCCAGCTTCTCCCACACCGCTCACTCCAATTATCCCCCGGCTCAGCCACCACCCCCTTCTGCCGCTTCACCTGTAACAGCTTTTCCGCTGTGGGTCGCTTTTTGGGGTTCTTGGTCAGGGCCAGTTTGAGGAAATGGTGGAATTCTGGGGACCTGGGGGGAGCGCAAAGGGGGAATCAGCAAATCCCCCTAGGTCCCTCTGGAGACCCCGAGCCCTGCCAAGCCCCCCAAATTCTCCGTCACTTTTAAAACAGAATCCTCACCCTCCGACCCCAGCATTACTGCCCCACTCCCtatagcaccccctgctgagagaGGCCGTggctggagtagctgggagctcccctacccagccagctcctgccctgctccctgaagCAACACTCACCAATGAGCTTTGTCTTTCAGTTTTGGGGGTTGGAAGCTGCTCTTGGACATGAGCATCAGggccctgcagagagagagagagagatagagagagagatcgGGGGCAGGAGAACCAGACAGACAGAACCGGAACATGAAGGGTTGTGAGACAGACGGAGCCGGGAGGGAGGAGATCTTCTCTTGCATCCAACTCTGCCTCCATGAGCCCGACCCGATTTTCCTCGCTCCCACTCCACTCGCGTCACCTCCtccctgtggggagaggagagacctGCTGGGCCCATGCCAAGGGGGTGTTCCACTCTTTTCCCTCTTACCTCATGGGGTGAAGATCGAAGAGCGGGGGCTGCAGCTCAGCCAGCTCAATGGCCGTGATGCCGATGGCCCAGATGTCGCACAGCTGGTTGTAGCCACCCTTCTTCTCCACTGCAGCCACCTCAGGGGCCATCCTAGATGAGGGAGGGGCCGCAGACCAATCAGACAACACCAGGCCATACAAATGGGACTCTGGCATCCAGCTATACTCATGAACTTCCCACCCCTCAAGGGGACCCAAGCATCCGGCTATACCCATgaaatcccccccacacacacacctgccaagCCATCCCTGGGACCCAGGGATCAGACTCAGCTCACCAGCCGCCCCTTCAGAAGTcattccctgcctcccagcccaatTCCCCAGCTGCTGGGCACTCCAAAACACCCACATGTCCCTCAGGCTCCacaccctcctccatccccccctccaaaCATCAAGatgctgcctccccccaccccaccaaacccCTCCTCCAGAGACACCCCAGGCTCCAAGACAGCCCCAGATGGGGTATCCTGACAGTGAGATAGGCTGAGGTGGCCAGTTCACTCCACTGCCCCCACTAGGTTCCTCTGGCAGGTAGTGGGGGCGAGAGTGCCGGTGTGAAGTACCAGTAGGGGGTCCCAATGAAGGACTTCCGCTTCGCCACTGATGCTGTCAGCTCAGCTGAGACTCCAAAATCCGCTGCaagacagggggtggggaggggaacaacAGGAACCCTCGTTAGGAGGCACTATGGGGAAGGGACCTCATATGCATATTGTGggtctgtacagcgcctggcacaatgggtcaTTAGTCACCACCAAGGATGGCAGACAGGTGGGCACACCCAGCTTCACTGGTGCCCCTCAGTTCTGACTCTCAGTTTCCTactatcccagtcctgggctctccccaccccccactggagCCCCTCAATCCTAACCCACAGCTACTCGCTATCCTAGCCCTGGACTTCCTCCCCAACTCCCAACTCTACCAGTGCCCCTCTGTCCTGACACACACCTCCTCCagtgtcccagccctgggctccccccaccgaCACAGGGATCCAAGATTTctatggggaaggaggaagagcaggTAACTCACCCAGTTTCACATCTCCAAAGAGGGTGAGTAGGATATTGGCTCCCTGCACCAGAAAAGGGAAAGTTTCAGTGAGGGAAGAACCACTGCTCCACCTGAGCAACCTCCCCTGCTAAAGCAGCCTGCTCTGGAGATGAACCCAAGGGGCTggtgaaggagggaggggaacgTCACTCTGATCCTTCCCCTCCTCAAGGCCAATGGGATTCTTCCCTTACTCTTCCATTGCCCTTGTTAACCCCGGGAACAACATGCTGCAGCATGTTACCACAGTGAAGGCCAAGTGTGGGTGGCGAACAGAGTCAGCTGCCTGGGTCCTATTGGTGTTAACTTGGGAAAAGGGGATTAATAATCAAAGGTGATCCTAAGCATAGGCTCATGGGTCTCATCTGGGGGTGTAGGATAGGATCTGGGGCTGGATGGGCCCATGGATCTGATCTGGGGGAGGGTTAGGAGGGATCTGGGGCTGgatgggcccatgggtctgatccGGGTGGCGGgatctggggctggatgggaccatgggtctgatccggGGTGAGGGGGCGAGATCTGGGGCTGGATGCACCCAGGGATCTCACCTTTATGTCCCGGTGCATCTTGCCCTTGGCATGTAGGTGGCTCAGGCCCTGGAGGGGGAAGAATGACCTTCTGAGTGTCCCCCCACCCATGCACGTTGCCACAAGCCCCCCCAGACTGacctcccagaccctggggagGATACTGGTCCACTCAGGGAGGAGGCGTCAGCCACCTGTGCCCCCCTCTCCATGGTGACGAGGCTAGTGCCTGTGATGCAACTCACACATCTCTTCCTGCCGCCAGGGACAGAGGAAGCTTCAGGGCAATCGACGGGAAACAAGGACTTCCTGCCTGGCCCAGGCCCCATCAGACATAGTCtcaggcagagaacccaggtgtccagtctcccagctcacctccccaccaccctcaaaccctactcccctcccagagctggggacagagcccAGGTGTCCATCAGGCACTCATCCCCAATCTCATGTGCCCCCAAATGGGGGGTGCCCAGCAGAGGCTTTGAAGCCTCCAATCTAACCCCTGGCTCCTTGTTTACTCACCTGCAGCGTTTCTCTGCACACGTAGGCAATCTGCTTCTCAGAGAGGGGGCCTGTGGCTGGAAGAGATGTACAGACGTGGACAGATACACACCTGGGAGGGGGGTCACTATTCTTCTGCCACAATCCAACCAGTCCCCAAATacacccccacaaccccttccAATACCTAGCTACAAACATCCCAATTACTCCACCCCCACAGCCACCCAAATATCCCCCACACACAATCCAACACATCAGGCTTCTGCCTCATCACCTTCCCCATGTTctagccctgcccccatttcctCACATCCACCCCCCTGCCTGTCCCCCACTTCCTATCTATCCCCCTGCCTCTCACTTCCTCCtatccaccccaacccccacaggGCCAGGAACCAGAGGCATTTtgcaaacaggaagggaaactGACCAGAAAGTGAAACAGATGCCTCTTGAGAGAACATCCTGATGAGAGGACATTCTCTCCCCATGTCAGAGAACATGGGAACCAGGACTCCggctctgggagcagagtgggaccttgtgggttagagcagtggggctaGGAGTCAGAAGTCCTGGTTTCTGTCCCTGGAAGAGGAGTggagaaaagaacccaggaatcctgactcccaaccgcagccctccctccctgcttctagTTACACCAGGGCAGGGACTCACTGTGGTAGATTTCCTGCAGGGATCCTCCTCCACAAAACTCCATGCAGATCCAGAGACGGTCGTTCCTGAGGGAGCAAGGGAGGAGATGTCAGCACAGCGCTGAGATGCAGCagtctctggggtggagctgttGATACCAAGTTTTGCACAGGAAGTGAAGCAAAATCATGTAAAAGCCGAGGGTGGTGGTAGGGATGTTGAATGGAGTTATCTGAGGTGATCTGTTCCTAGAGCTGCACTGACTGTGCGGGGAAAGcatccccacccagctccctgcagcacagtgcccccggCGTGTCTCACCTGAGATAGCTGCCGAAATACGCCACCACATTGTGGTGCCTACAGTCCCTGAGCGTTGTGATCTCCTGCTGGATGGAGCTGATGTCATCCCCTGGGAATGAGAGGAGTTGTTGGTGtcagggagggagttgggggctggggaCATCATCCCAACGGAGCTGTGTCAGGGACATAGCCAGCTCCACAAGAGCTAATCCCTGCAAGCTGGCTGCAGGGCTCCCCATTCACCATGGAACCCCCTGCCACAGGAGGCCTGGCAGCACCAGGAGCTAAACAGGCTAAGGGATGGGCAGGTCTGGGGGTCACAGGTTGTTCCTTATGGACCAAAGGTAAACACTGGGGGGGAGCACTAGGGGGGTGATACTGGGGGCAATTTGGGGGTGCATCAGGTTGAGTCTCAGGGCCTAATTTAGGGGTCATTTAGAGACACACTAGGTCAGTGATTCTGGGTGAGCCCTGGGGGTGATATGGTGACCACTGGAGTAGTGAttcttggggggatatttggatTTTTACCTGGGTCCAGTTTGACGATCTTTATGGCAGCCAGCTCTGCTGTCTGGGTGTCCCGGGCCTAGGAACAAGGAAGAGGCCATCACTTGCAGGGGCCTCAGCATTAGCGGTCTACACACctatggggtgagggggggcaggggtggctcAGGATCCAGCTCTTCCCAGATCAGTGCCCCACACCCTCCTCTGCGCTGCAGGGGGAGGGTTGTCTCCCAGATGCAGCCATCACCCTGCACCCCAGGCTGATATCCTCCTATTACCAGCCCATACCCCTCTCAACACACCCTGTTGTCTGGCAGGCTCAGTTCTCACAGCGCAAAGCTGCCCCCAGCCTCCTAGTGCAGAAGGATCCCCACTCCCCAAATAGTCTGGGTCTAGATACACCCCGCAAGGAGCTCCCCCAAACCCCATTTCTGAGTCTGAGGCTCAGGAGCCTGGACTCCACTTTGCACCCCTCCCTGAACCCCAGAGTTTGGGATCCCCCCAGCCCAGTTCCCACCTCTCCTCCAACCAATCTGAGGGCCTGTCTCTCCCAGCCCAATACCCCATCTCCCCCATGAAGATAGGGTACTTCTCCctgcccacctcacccccagaTCTGGAGCCTCTGTTGTGTCGTCCGTCCCCCACCCACATTCTCCCTCTCCTCTCAATCTCAGGGTCTCTCCCCTGCTCACACTCGTGGTTTCTAACACCAAAACAGCCTTGTTCCGGCTTTCCGGTGCTGATCCCCCCAGCCGCCCcacccagcacttcctgcccccaactccaccccattCCGGGGCCTAGTTGCAGAtggtcgggggggggaggagggaagagacagaTACCTCCCCTTCCCAGCTGAGCTCTCCGATACCCAGCCCTGCGGCAGGTAGGGCATGTTGCAAAGTGCCCTTGTGCTGAtgccaagacagacagacaggatgTGAACTCCCTGTGctagcagcccagggctggggtgggagcaggggactctgaagccccctccccagggcacagGCATGACAAGGCCAGGTGCCCACCCCAGCCCACAGACACAAATTAAGCCACGCCACAGCACAGACGCCATCTCCACCCTGACGTTAAGCAACTTCCTTTTCACCCTCCCCATATCTCCGGCTTGTTCTATCGCTCTGAGCCCTGCACCTGCAcaaggtgtgtgggggagggagacaggaattcatgatttcagctttctAAAGAGCACTGGAGAGGgaaatgctctaaccactagaccccatgccccttccagagctgggatagaacccagaagttctgacacccagcccccgcccctagggtaaccagatgaaacggacaaaatatcgggacacatgggggaagcaagaaagaaaaaaaaaaaaaaaagccggagCGGAGTtgccaaagcaaaaagaaaaaaaaaaacgaaaaaaaaaagccaccggAGCCAAgttgccaaagaaaaaaaaaaactgccagagcagccaaagccgcaatatcaggacaaatggcggCCCAACTATGCATCGGTCGGGACacaggacaaagaactaaaaatcaggacagtcctgattttatcgggATGTCTGCTCACCCTACCCGCGCTAAACCACTAGACTCCACAGGCTCCcagggccagagagagaacccaggtgtcgtGACTCCCAGCAACCCCCCAATTCCCAATCTCAGGGACCTGTAGGGCATAATACACCCCTAAGAACTACCTGTCTATGCCCTGCTCAGCCCCCGTGACTGAGATcaggccaggcactgcacagacagtgAGCACCAGTTCCTGCCACAAAGACCTCACGGTTTAATTAGAcacaggatgggaagggaaataGAGGCACCAAGAGAGGAATTGACATGCCCAAGTTAAGTGgcaaagtcaggaatagaacccaggagccctggctcccatcTCATTCaacccagtggctctcaacctttccagcctgctgtacccctttcaggagtctgatgcGTCTTGTGTACCCCATGTTTCACTTCACctaaaaaactacttgcttataaaataagagctaaaaatacaaaa is a genomic window containing:
- the MAP4K2 gene encoding mitogen-activated protein kinase kinase kinase kinase 2 isoform X3, which produces MEFCGGGSLQEIYHTTGPLSEKQIAYVCRETLQGLSHLHAKGKMHRDIKGANILLTLFGDVKLADFGVSAELTASVAKRKSFIGTPYWMAPEVAAVEKKGGYNQLCDIWAIGITAIELAELQPPLFDLHPMRALMLMSKSSFQPPKLKDKAHWSPEFHHFLKLALTKNPKKRPTAEKLLQHPFTSQPLARTLAIELLDKVNSPDLTAPSLDDGDFEVYDIFPDKIHSRGAHGQAERTLSEIQFNHVKFGPPLRKETEPYCGLREEEDDWTLLGDEESLLQSVEEALEERSLTIRPASGQVPTPEDQPVGPNCVPENETGTIKRASLWDMMNWELGGMEPGGGSETMRRQTPAGSPESGDVPPSLHTGSPEPGASLLSTEWATMKRREETERSSCHGLPPTPKVHMGACFSKVFNGCPLKINSAVTWIHPETRDQYLVVGAEEGIYTLNLHELHEDTMEKLLPHRCSWLYCMNNVLLSLAGKSSQISSHNLLGLFEQRRQLQKRQVSLSIATNRLTERIIPRKFALSSKIADTKGCLKCRVVRNPYSGNTFLCAALPSTVVLLQWYEPLQKFMLLKHFPVALPMPLSLFELLVVETEENPQVCVRVVDRDRPGQELEFNVLSLSTNSSLSTEPSADGASSVACHVTQMDRDTVLVCFERYVRTVNLCGAPKRALAPELTFNFPIETIVCLQDSVLAFWKHGMQGRSLESNEVTQEITDKSRVFRVLGANRDIILESTPTENPLAHSNLYILTGHESSY
- the MAP4K2 gene encoding mitogen-activated protein kinase kinase kinase kinase 2 isoform X1, producing the protein MSLLRDVSLLDPRLRYELIQRIGAGTYGDVYKARDTQTAELAAIKIVKLDPGDDISSIQQEITTLRDCRHHNVVAYFGSYLRNDRLWICMEFCGGGSLQEIYHTTGPLSEKQIAYVCRETLQGLSHLHAKGKMHRDIKGANILLTLFGDVKLADFGVSAELTASVAKRKSFIGTPYWMAPEVAAVEKKGGYNQLCDIWAIGITAIELAELQPPLFDLHPMRALMLMSKSSFQPPKLKDKAHWSPEFHHFLKLALTKNPKKRPTAEKLLQHPFTSQPLARTLAIELLDKVNSPDLTAPSLDDGDFEVYDIFPDKIHSRGAHGQAERTLSEIQFNHVKFGPPLRKETEPYCGLREEEDDWTLLGDEESLLQSVEEALEERSLTIRPASGQVPTPEDQPVGPNCVPENETGTIKRASLWDMMNWELGGMEPGGGSETMRRQTPAGSPESGDVPPSLHTGSPEPGASLLSTEWATMKRREETERSSCHGLPPTPKVHMGACFSKVFNGCPLKINSAVTWIHPETRDQYLVVGAEEGIYTLNLHELHEDTMEKLLPHRCSWLYCMNNVLLSLAGKSSQISSHNLLGLFEQRRQLQKRQVSLSIATNRLTERIIPRKFALSSKIADTKGCLKCRVVRNPYSGNTFLCAALPSTVVLLQWYEPLQKFMLLKHFPVALPMPLSLFELLVVETEENPQVCVRVVDRDRPGQELEFNVLSLSTNSSLSTEPSADGASSVACHVTQMDRDTVLVCFERYVRTVNLCGAPKRALAPELTFNFPIETIVCLQDSVLAFWKHGMQGRSLESNEVTQEITDKSRVFRVLGANRDIILESTPTENPLAHSNLYILTGHESSY
- the MAP4K2 gene encoding mitogen-activated protein kinase kinase kinase kinase 2 isoform X2, translated to MWVGDGRHNRGSRSGGEARDTQTAELAAIKIVKLDPGDDISSIQQEITTLRDCRHHNVVAYFGSYLRNDRLWICMEFCGGGSLQEIYHTTGPLSEKQIAYVCRETLQGLSHLHAKGKMHRDIKGANILLTLFGDVKLADFGVSAELTASVAKRKSFIGTPYWMAPEVAAVEKKGGYNQLCDIWAIGITAIELAELQPPLFDLHPMRALMLMSKSSFQPPKLKDKAHWSPEFHHFLKLALTKNPKKRPTAEKLLQHPFTSQPLARTLAIELLDKVNSPDLTAPSLDDGDFEVYDIFPDKIHSRGAHGQAERTLSEIQFNHVKFGPPLRKETEPYCGLREEEDDWTLLGDEESLLQSVEEALEERSLTIRPASGQVPTPEDQPVGPNCVPENETGTIKRASLWDMMNWELGGMEPGGGSETMRRQTPAGSPESGDVPPSLHTGSPEPGASLLSTEWATMKRREETERSSCHGLPPTPKVHMGACFSKVFNGCPLKINSAVTWIHPETRDQYLVVGAEEGIYTLNLHELHEDTMEKLLPHRCSWLYCMNNVLLSLAGKSSQISSHNLLGLFEQRRQLQKRQVSLSIATNRLTERIIPRKFALSSKIADTKGCLKCRVVRNPYSGNTFLCAALPSTVVLLQWYEPLQKFMLLKHFPVALPMPLSLFELLVVETEENPQVCVRVVDRDRPGQELEFNVLSLSTNSSLSTEPSADGASSVACHVTQMDRDTVLVCFERYVRTVNLCGAPKRALAPELTFNFPIETIVCLQDSVLAFWKHGMQGRSLESNEVTQEITDKSRVFRVLGANRDIILESTPTENPLAHSNLYILTGHESSY